The Arachis ipaensis cultivar K30076 chromosome B03, Araip1.1, whole genome shotgun sequence region atctcaaaattggctgtgatcactgtcaagtaagagaaaaactgaatcaacaatttctcaaagaatggacTCGGAATTCGGAGTTAAAAGGCACAacgcattaagacaagttcaaagctatatcaaGGAATATGGGAATcaggaagaactcaaacagaaaaagacAGAGacaacaaggattccaaacaatCATATGCAAttgagatcaaacaagaatgcatatgaatagagaaatAGAGTGGAAACATCAAATTACTTTTTGAAAGgagtagcaaacaagaacttcaagttaggacatgAAAGAACAAGTCGACTCGAATGAAATTCaagacacaactgaatagcctcgagaaatagtttctagcgTTCTCAAAACTCGCGATTCGCTTTACCCAAAACTCGtatttcatctatgataacccatcagtgctttcatatacaaaaTCCACTAGTATTaagctggccaaacttaataccaaaaattatgcaatgcaagactaacagcgttaaatcaatagatcgtcatgtgcataaagctctaatcctcatcattcgacaagacctaatacatgataaacactcagagtatgcaattgaagcatagttagtccattcctcaggctctacaagaagaactgctctgataccataatgtaacaccctaactaccaaagctcacgcttccggctgcgcaactctgatagctcggacattacgacgacttttatactatttaatactaaaatatgagcctgtttaaaactttaaaccgcaatatcgctcccaaaaatactttcatccgataacatacatccatagataccatacaacttacaaaactcataaagagtacatccatatatacatacatatatatatacaaatatatttacaagcattaaccaatacaatccctatccctctcacagaatatatcaagataaaggcgaagGTACAATAAATAATCTACTTCAATACAGAACATATcaataactaaataaactcttcgtgacttctgcgcccatatcctgaaaggggaaaaatgtaggggggtgagaacatcatcctcgaaagggttctcagtagagggtttttgggaattactgtaataggatacgtgaagataaccgcatcagtgattaataaccgtcttatgcctcttttcaaaaacaacagtttccaataaaagtaaagtcggaaatcttttcggaaagaagaaccgttcaattctcaaaaactcaaaagcctttcaaaacggtttatctatgcggaaccaaaatagcctttcataattttttttccaaaacagaaacacaaaaccgaaatcaaccatcagttcatctctttccaaccacggccctaggcccaaacaatccaaccaacaaccaattaccacaatccaacagagtcccagatgcaaacacaaataggaagatgcaggcacaaacaaacagttattgcaagtaggacaattagcaattaatcacaaaggcaagccaagtacaatatgcacacccaagcaatgtcacatagatgcatatgatgaatgcctgtccctagtggctgatgatatcatctgtcggttatagagccaacccgacaagtcctggtagctaaccattggactgtccctctgtcgcacatccccaactcgagttatactcatcataaacttgatcataatcatgatccatatccatcaccctcattggtgaatatttacgggggcgagctcatccagggtatatcaaccgatttaactcatttctaaagctttaaagaaacggctcaataacaaatcatttgtccaaaaccaagtcaattaaagtaaaccaggctgattTCAAAAGTGCGTTCGGCTTTTCACATTATCAAGATAATTAACTCAATTCAACTCAATTCTCAACGGatcaaactcagatttcaaatctttaaagaattaaCATCAAAACATTATATTTcacaagccgcacaacaattcagccaaacaagcATCCTTAACCATTCGAGACAATCAAATAACAcacaaggcagatacaatcaccaaataccaaTTGTCTCATATCagtatccatatataataattccaatacataaaacatagtttttggaaagcgccgcTACCTCAAAACACAAATCCATAATCTAAACGCGTCACAGAATCCTTTCCGCCTCAGCCCGAGATCAGCAATCAAAATCCCGGCAGCCAAAACCTCGgttccaagccactttcgcaacagtctcaacaactctaatcgcaacatacaacaatcGAAACTCAATCGTATAGCGATTAATGCCACAACCTCAGCGTATCATAACAGAACAGTAACTAAAGGACTTTCAAATcaaaaacgcttaccgaaccgaaggaggaacggctgaaccgacacagcggcggtctccgaaccggctcggtggcagcccggcagccacctcaagcggcagcggcgaCAAATTCCAATCACGATGACTGAAACCAACAGGCAGTGACCATAGTAACCTCAAAATTCAAAAAGGACAGAAATCCcaaataaaacccttaccggcattgGATCTCGACGGCGGCAGAGgcgttttccggcgacggcagcgggGTCTAAAGTGGCATAaacggccagaagctccggtgtgGCTCCGGCAGCCACAACCACTTCTCCGGCAGCCATTCACAACAGGCGACGACCACCGCAGCAGCTGGCTGGACGGCAACAGCTTCTGACGGCAATGGAAGCTCCGGCGGCGTCGCGGGTGGCTTCCCCCTCTCTCTCGTGTCGGGTTCTTCTCAGACGACGGTGGCGTCCTCCATTACTGGTGCCAGGGCACGACGGCAACGCCAGGTTGAGACGGAATGGCGATGGCGAAGGCACGGGTAGCGGCGGCGGCGCAACTTAACTtgccaaatttttttgaaaaatttaaagctaaagcacaaaaatatatttatagatattttacttttttaactaaaaaatataatatttttaccaTATTTGTTGAAATTCTAagttaaatataaatattaatttttgaaatagaataaatttattttaaattttttgcacctaaaaataatattctatcaatattaaaattatttagatGGATAAGTAATAGTGAATATAGAATTATTTAGGA contains the following coding sequences:
- the LOC110269492 gene encoding uncharacterized protein LOC110269492; the encoded protein is MVSNEGTLPRSQTPPSSEKNPTRERGGSHPRRRRSFHCRQKLLPSSQLLRWSSPVVNGCRRSGCGCRSHTGASGRLCHFRPRCRRRKTPLPPSRSNAVIVIGICRRCRLRWLPGCHRAGSETAAVSVQPFLLRFELLRLLRKWLGTEVLAAGILIADLGLRRKGFCDAFRLWICVLRIWAQKSRRVYLVIDMFCIEVDYLLYLRLYLDIFCERDRDCIG